From Nitrospiria bacterium:
GCGATCGCCTACGGCACGATCGCGAACGGCGGGATCCGGGTTGAGCCGATCGCGGTGAAAGAGGTCGTCTCGGCCGACGGCCGGGTGCTGGAACGGCGTTCGCTCGAAATGACGCCCGCGCTCACGCCCCAGCAGGCCTATCTCCTCACGACGCTTTTGGAAGGCGTGGTGGAGCGCGGAACGGCGCGGGGCGTCGTCAGCCGCGGCTTTACGAGGCCGGCGGCCGGAAAGACCGGCACGACGAGCAACGACAAGGACGCGTGGTTCTTAGGCTTCACACCGGACCTGCTCGGCCTCGTCTGGGTCGGCTTCGACGCCGGGCCGGCGGGGGAGTCGAGCCCGGCCGACCTGAGGCTGCCCGGATCGCAGGCCGCCCTCCCGATCTGGACCGATTTCATGAAACAGGCCACGGCAGGCCAGCCGGTTTCCCGCTTCGCCGTTCCGCCCGGGATCGTCTTCGAGATGATCGATCCGGCCTCCGGCCTGATCTCGGGCCGGGACTGCCCGGACGGAGTCCGGGAGGCCTTCATCCAGGGGACGGAACCCCGGCTCCGCTGCGGCGAGTCGGACGGGCTGCCGAAAAAAATTTACCGCTGGTTCAAACAGTTGATCTCGTCGCGATGAAGAAACGAGCATGCGCTTTCCTCGGGCCGTGGTGGATCGTCGCGGCCGCATTTCTTTTACTGCCGGGCTGCATCCCGCCGTCCGGAGAGCCGCCCACGGGCGAGCCGCCGTTGACGCCGATCACCGGTCGGACGGCCGATCCTTCCCGGACCGGACAAGAGGAGGCCTCGCTGCAATTGACCGATCAGGGACGTCGGCTGATGGCCTCGGGCCGCCTGGACGAGGCCGACTCGGTATTCCAGAAGGCGATCTCGCTCTATCCGAACAATCCCTACGCCTATTATTATCTAGGCCAGGCCCGCTACCTCAGGAAGGACTATACCCGATCGCTGACCCCGCTCCGGCAGGCCGAGCTCTACCTCTCGGACGATCCGGCCTGGCTGGCCCGCGTCCACGCACTGCATGGACAGGTCGATGAAGCGCTCTCACAATTCGACGACGCGCGCAACCAGTACCAAAAAGCCCTCGCCCTTGACTCCCGCAACCCGGAAGCCCGCGACGGACTTGCGCGGGTCCAAACCCTCGCGCCGCCCGCCGAATAAAATAATCCACCGGTTTTTTGTTGACTGGGCCGGACCGCGGGGCTATGGTAATTAGGGAAAGGAGACTCATCATGTTATCGACTCGCGGATACGCCGTCAAAGGCCCGTCATCCAATTTTGAGCCGTTCAGCTTCGAGCGGCGCGAACCCGGCCCTCACGACGTGCTCATTGAAATCCTCTACTGCGGAATCTGCCACTCCGACATCCATCAGGCGCGGGACGAGTGGGGCGGCGCGATCTTCCCCATGGTCCCCGGCCATGAAATCATCGGACGCGTGACCCGCGTCGGCTACGCGGTGAAACGATTCAAAACCGGCGAAATCGCCGGGGTCGGCTGCTTCGTGGATTCCTGCCGGGTATGCGCGAGCTGCAAGGAAGGATTGGAGCAGTACTGCGATCGCGGCCCGAACTTTACCTACAACGGCCGCGAGAAGGACGGAAAAACGCCCACCTACGGCGGCTACTCCTCGCAAATCGTCGTGGACGAGCACTACACGCTCAAGATCTCGCCCAAGCTCCCGCCGGCCAACGCCGCGCCCCTACTCTGCGCCGGGATCACCACGTACTCGCCGCTCCGGCGATTCAAGGTCGGGCCGGGACAACGGGTCGGGGTGGTCGGGCTGGGCGGTCTGGGACACATGGCCGTCAAGCTGGCCGCCTCGATGGGCGCGGAGGTCACCGTCTTCAGCCGGTCCAACTCGAAAGAACAGGATGCGCGACGGCTGGGTGCGCGGGATTTCATCCTAACGAAGAATCCGAAGACCCTCGCCGTCCATGTCGGCCGCTTTGATTTCATTCTCGACGCGGTGTCCGCTCCCCATGATCTAAACGCGTATCTGAATCTGTTGCGCCGGGACGGAACCCTGGTGCTCGTGGGCGCGCCGGCAAAACCCGTCGAGATCCAGGCCTTCTCGCTCATTCCCAAGAGAAGACAATTGGCCGGCTCGATGTTCGGCGGCATTCGCGAGACCCAGGAGATGCTGGATTACTGCGCGGCCAAGAACATCGCCTCCGATGTCGAGGTGATCTCCATTCAACAGGTCGAGGCGGCTTACGAGCGGGTCATGAAAGGGGATGTCCGCTATCGTTTCAGCCTCGACATGAAAACGCTGTGACGGAAGGAATTCCATTAAAGTAAAGCGAAAAACGGGAGGTGGCGTATGGCGGGATTCGTGAAGGTCGGAACGACGGGGGACCCGGCCCCGGGACAGGGAAAGAAGGTCGAGGCGGGCGGCAAGAAGATTGCGTTGTTCAACGTCGACGGGACGTATTACGCGATCGACGACACCTGCTCCCATCGGGGCGGCCCCTTGTCGGAGGGCGAGCTTTCGGGGAACGAAGTCACCTGTCCCTGGCACGGCGCGGTCTTCGATGTGAAAACCGGAAACACCCTCGGGGCCCCGGCGACCAAGGGGGTCGCGCGCTACAACGTCCGCGTGTCGGGCGACAGCATCGAGGTCGAGGTTTGAGATCGGAAAGGCCGCTCATCAAAACATTATTTCATCACGGACGCCAGGAAGCGCTCGACGGCATAGGTCGTGATCTGACCGCAGGGGCCGTTAAAATGGACATCGCAGCCGTGCGTGGCCCAGGGAAGGCGCAGCAGGAAATGAGCGGCTCCCGATTCGGCCAGCCGGATCTCAAGCCGCCCGCTCTGCTCGAAGGAAACCAACTCGTCGCGCCCGCCGTGGATCAGAAGGGTCGGCGGGCTGTGCGGGCCGATGAAGCGGATAGACATCCAGTCCCGGAAGCTCGCCGCTATCGCCGTTTTGCCATCCGCCCCCATGGATCACGATCACCCCGGGAGCGGGACCCTGCGCCGTCCGCGGAGCATAGAGGTCGAGCGACAACGGATCGCCTTCCACCGTAGAATAAATCCGACTGCTTTTTTGAACCGGCGGCGAGGCGACGCCCCGGACGAGGTCGGCCGCGACCAGCGGCGCTGGCCTCGGGGATGCGTCGCCCGTCAAACGGGGCGAAGATGCTCCAAACGCCGCCGCAAGCCGGTCCGGAAGCGCCCGCGCGACCTGGCAGGCTCTCAAGGGAGTGACGAGGAGAAGAACCGAGGCGGCAAGCCCGAGCCCCGCCCCGATTCGTCCGAACCGGGTGGACCGCCATCCGGGAAGAAAGAGCAGGAGCGGAAGGGGCGCGGCCAGATAGCCCCACTCGGTGACGCCGATCGCCAGCATCCAAAGCAAGGTGGTGGGCGCCGGAAAGATCGCCAACAGCGCGACCATCAGACCGAGCGCCCCGACTCCCAGACGAAGCCGTCCGGTCACGTTGTCATGCCGTTGCGCAGAGGAGGGAAGAACAATGCCATCGACATTGACTCAAAGAAAAGAGTTCAGACCAAACCCTTGAAGTTATAGTACAAAAAAAGAAACATCGCGAATATCATGCCGATCAAAATGCCTACCGCCCAACGGAATTCAGTGTGAGGCGTCCGTTCAATACCCGATCGCAAGATATAACGATAACAATAGACCGGGATGCCAAACAGCCCGGAGAACACAAATATTATGTTCCAGATCCACCTCGTAGAATCCGAAAAATAAACCATCTTGTTATTAAAGTGATAAACACAAAGACATATCAACCCAATAGTTATAACAGCGCTGGCCACCCCTATTCCCTGCATTAACGGAGATAAATAAAACTTCAAATTGAGCCTAATCGGGAGAAAATAGAGAAGGATTTCGACGGCCAGAAAATAAATCACCATCCAGGCTGCGAACAATCCTATGAGCCGTTTTCTATTCAAAAGGTTTTCCGCAAGATCGGACAGATATTGCATCACAATTTACACCTGCACCTTAGATTGACCATCGTATAGACTGCCACTCCAACCTTTTGATGGGTCGTCGACTTGGCTCAACGCATGGGGGTTTCAAAATAAATCCCCCCGGAACAAACGTGCTCCGATCTCATTATTTGCTCATACCGGCCACTCTGCCAGAAGCGGCGGGACCTGTCAAGGTGATAAGCCGGCGGTTTTTTTGTTGACTGAATCGGCGTGCGGGACTATGGTAGGCGAACGTTTATGAATGAAGCGGCGGACGCAAGACATCTCATCGGAAACCCATAATCGGAGGGGGCCTTCTGTGTTGCTCGTGATGGTCGGGGCCCTGTCCGCGCTCTTCAGTCTCTACTCGGCCGGCCATGCGCTGCTGAACAAGCGGGACCCCAGATCGGCGCTGGGCTGGGTGGCCGTCTGCCTTTTAGTCCATCCCGCGGCCGGCGCGCTCCTCTACTGGCTGTTCGGCGTCAATCGCATCCACACCCGGGCGCAACGGTGGCAACAGCGCGGCGACTGGGGGCTGGCGCCGCACATCCGTCGGTTCTACCACATTCAGAAAACCGAGATGCCCGCCGAACTGAAGGAGGACGTGGCCGTCCTGCACGCCGTCTCGGACCGGGTCACCCACCGGCCGGTGCTGGGCGGCAACCGGGTGGGCATCCTGCATAACGGAGAACAGGCCTACCCCGCCATGCTGGCCGCGATCGCAGCGGCCCGTCGATCGGTCTACCTTTCCACCTATATTTTCGACACGGACCCCACCGGCCGACAATTCATCGACGCCCTGGCCGCGGCGGCGGCCCATGGCCTCGACGTACGGGTCCTGGTGGACGGGGTGGGCGCGCTTTATTCCCTCCCGCCGGCGCCCGGCCGCCTTCG
This genomic window contains:
- a CDS encoding tetratricopeptide repeat protein — its product is MKKRACAFLGPWWIVAAAFLLLPGCIPPSGEPPTGEPPLTPITGRTADPSRTGQEEASLQLTDQGRRLMASGRLDEADSVFQKAISLYPNNPYAYYYLGQARYLRKDYTRSLTPLRQAELYLSDDPAWLARVHALHGQVDEALSQFDDARNQYQKALALDSRNPEARDGLARVQTLAPPAE
- a CDS encoding NAD(P)-dependent alcohol dehydrogenase encodes the protein MLSTRGYAVKGPSSNFEPFSFERREPGPHDVLIEILYCGICHSDIHQARDEWGGAIFPMVPGHEIIGRVTRVGYAVKRFKTGEIAGVGCFVDSCRVCASCKEGLEQYCDRGPNFTYNGREKDGKTPTYGGYSSQIVVDEHYTLKISPKLPPANAAPLLCAGITTYSPLRRFKVGPGQRVGVVGLGGLGHMAVKLAASMGAEVTVFSRSNSKEQDARRLGARDFILTKNPKTLAVHVGRFDFILDAVSAPHDLNAYLNLLRRDGTLVLVGAPAKPVEIQAFSLIPKRRQLAGSMFGGIRETQEMLDYCAAKNIASDVEVISIQQVEAAYERVMKGDVRYRFSLDMKTL
- a CDS encoding non-heme iron oxygenase ferredoxin subunit, which encodes MAGFVKVGTTGDPAPGQGKKVEAGGKKIALFNVDGTYYAIDDTCSHRGGPLSEGELSGNEVTCPWHGAVFDVKTGNTLGAPATKGVARYNVRVSGDSIEVEV